A region from the Pseudonocardia petroleophila genome encodes:
- a CDS encoding FMN-binding protein, with amino-acid sequence MRRVSAWFLGTVAVVTLLFGYRTSTSGPDVVPAAAAPATTSPTPATTSPSATAAASATVTGSAVQTRWGPVQVQLSVVDGRITGVDVVQYPQGNREDQQINSRALPVLVEETLTAQSADIDMVSGATVTSEGYLGSLQSAIDQMAPA; translated from the coding sequence GTGCGACGGGTCAGCGCGTGGTTCCTCGGCACGGTCGCGGTCGTGACGCTGCTGTTCGGCTACCGGACCTCGACCTCCGGACCGGACGTCGTCCCGGCCGCCGCGGCACCGGCGACGACCTCCCCGACCCCGGCCACGACCTCCCCGTCCGCGACGGCGGCGGCGTCGGCGACCGTCACCGGCTCCGCGGTGCAGACCCGCTGGGGCCCGGTCCAGGTGCAGCTGTCGGTGGTCGACGGTCGGATCACCGGCGTCGACGTGGTGCAGTACCCGCAGGGCAACCGCGAGGACCAGCAGATCAACTCCCGCGCGCTGCCCGTGCTGGTGGAGGAGACGCTGACCGCGCAGAGCGCCGACATCGACATGGTCAGCGGGGCGACCGTCACCTCCGAGGGCTACCTCGGGTCGCTGCAGAGCGCCATCGACCAGATGGCGCCGGCGTGA
- a CDS encoding ferredoxin reductase family protein, which produces MTAVLDGPRAPVVTPRPARADATARTAAVVLVGASLLVVTGLWVAGGGLSALSGWAGGLTSLGRLTGLLASDLLLVQVLLMARIPVVERAVGQDRLARMHRLAGFASFTLLVTHIGLITGGYAAGELPRVPGTLWDLTVGYPGMLLAAAGTACLVLVVVTSVRAARRRLRYESWHLLHLYAYLGVGLALPHQLWTGQEFLLSTLATVYWWTLWAAAAGAVLAFRVGLPVARTLRHDLRVTSVVREDHDVVSVYVTGRRLDRLPVVAGQFLTWRFLTGPGWTRAHPYSLSAAPDGRSLRITVKALGDGSAQVAALRPGTRVVVEGPYGRLTERPRTRRRLAFVGAGVGVTPLRALAEGLPYAPGDAVLIQRGTPLFARELDVLARERGLRVLHLPGPRRAPDSWLCSGPADDRTALLGWVPDVAERDVYVCGPEEWTAAVRRTLVAAGLPAAQLHVESFAW; this is translated from the coding sequence GTGACCGCCGTGCTGGACGGCCCGCGGGCCCCGGTGGTCACCCCCCGCCCGGCCCGCGCCGACGCGACGGCGCGCACCGCGGCCGTCGTGCTCGTCGGGGCGAGCCTGCTCGTCGTCACCGGCCTGTGGGTCGCGGGCGGCGGGCTCTCCGCGCTGTCCGGCTGGGCCGGCGGCCTGACCTCGCTCGGGCGGCTCACCGGGCTGCTGGCCTCGGACCTGCTGCTGGTGCAGGTCCTGCTGATGGCCCGCATCCCGGTCGTCGAGCGGGCCGTCGGGCAGGACCGCCTCGCCCGGATGCACCGCCTCGCCGGCTTCGCCTCCTTCACCCTCCTGGTCACCCACATCGGGCTGATCACCGGGGGCTACGCGGCGGGCGAGCTCCCGCGGGTTCCGGGCACGCTGTGGGACCTCACCGTCGGCTACCCGGGGATGCTGCTGGCCGCGGCCGGCACGGCATGCCTGGTGCTGGTGGTCGTCACCAGCGTCCGGGCCGCGCGGCGCCGGCTGCGCTACGAGTCGTGGCACCTGCTGCACCTCTACGCCTACCTCGGCGTCGGGCTCGCGCTGCCGCACCAGCTGTGGACCGGCCAGGAGTTCCTGCTCTCGACCCTCGCCACCGTCTACTGGTGGACGCTGTGGGCCGCGGCCGCCGGAGCGGTACTGGCCTTCCGGGTCGGGCTGCCGGTGGCGCGGACGCTGCGCCACGACCTGCGCGTCACCTCCGTCGTCCGGGAGGACCACGACGTCGTCTCGGTCTACGTCACCGGCCGCCGCCTCGACCGGCTGCCCGTGGTCGCCGGGCAGTTCCTCACCTGGCGGTTCCTGACCGGGCCCGGCTGGACCCGCGCCCACCCCTACTCGCTGTCCGCCGCCCCCGACGGGCGCAGCCTGCGGATCACCGTCAAGGCGCTCGGCGACGGGAGCGCGCAGGTCGCGGCGCTGCGGCCCGGCACGCGGGTGGTCGTCGAGGGGCCCTACGGGCGACTCACCGAGCGGCCCCGCACGCGGCGCAGGCTCGCGTTCGTCGGGGCCGGGGTCGGCGTCACGCCGCTGCGCGCGCTCGCCGAGGGCCTGCCCTACGCCCCCGGCGACGCCGTGCTGATCCAGCGCGGCACCCCGCTGTTCGCCCGCGAGCTCGACGTCCTCGCCCGCGAGCGCGGCCTGCGGGTGCTGCACCTGCCGGGTCCGCGCCGGGCCCCGGACTCCTGGCTGTGCTCCGGCCCGGCCGACGACCGCACCGCCCTGCTCGGCTGGGTGCCCGACGTCGCCGAGCGCGACGTCTACGTCTGCGGCCCCGAGGAGTGGACGGCGGCGGTCCGGCGCACGCTCGTCGCGGCCGGGCTGCCGGCCGCGCAGCTCCACGTCGAGAGCTTCGCGTGGTGA
- a CDS encoding HAD-IC family P-type ATPase, protein MDISGLTTAEADARRRAGESNVAVSGTSRTYATILRTNVFSFYNSILFAIGITLLALGRYNDALISVGLGLVNAVISATQEIRAKRKLDGLQLLDRAVVVVVRDGADVEVLPVDVVRGDVVLVRPGDQVVVDGPLLDGTRVEIDESLLTGESDPVAKAPGDELRSGSLCVSGAGRMLARDVGTASYAGRLTLEARRVTTDKTPLQRRIEFVVRLVMALTVLMSGAILAQAAIEGISLLRVVQTTAVLSGLVPYGLFFLIAVAYTAGAARIAGRGALVQQVNAVESVSNVDVVCTDKTGTLTTGTLVLEEVEPVGGATGAEAALGDFAHSVADANLTTAALAAALPGTARPVHDEVPFTSALRWSGITTDDGTWVLGAPDALAPHLADPAALDAAVAERAARGLRVLLLARADDLRDGDGRAALGRLEAVAIIVLADELRPEVTGSIARFRAAGVALKVLSGDDPRTVAALAVQAGLDAGEPVTGRDLDDLDDPALDALVARTTVFGRVAPEQKERIVASLRRHGHYVAMIGDGVNDARALKGAQVGVAMRSGSAVTRDVADIVLVDDSFAALLPAQAEGRKIINGIAISMYVFLARVATQGVVILAVTMLGLGFPYSPTQVGLTLLTVGVPTLFLTFWARPEPPDENLLGNLARFVVPAAVITAGFGTVVYTVLYQSVLNGLSTGRTPEFVIDAFEGYTGLTYGTDADFVEAAATIAGQTGLSTFVTLASFGLILLLRPPARLFSAWTRPTGDRRPAVLVAVLVVAFGFVLFVPALSDYFGLTGPARPVFTTVLPALLTWFVVLSLAYRFRVLDRLLGLDALPRSQQTHS, encoded by the coding sequence ATGGACATCTCCGGCCTCACCACGGCCGAGGCCGACGCCCGTCGCCGCGCCGGGGAGTCGAACGTCGCCGTCAGCGGCACGTCGCGGACGTACGCGACGATCCTGCGCACCAACGTCTTCTCCTTCTACAACTCGATCCTGTTCGCCATCGGGATCACCCTGCTGGCTCTGGGCCGCTACAACGACGCGCTGATCAGCGTCGGACTCGGCCTGGTCAACGCGGTCATCAGCGCCACCCAGGAGATCCGCGCCAAGCGCAAGCTCGACGGGCTGCAGCTGCTCGACCGCGCGGTCGTGGTCGTCGTCCGCGACGGGGCCGACGTCGAGGTCCTCCCGGTCGACGTCGTGCGCGGCGACGTGGTGCTGGTGCGGCCGGGCGACCAGGTCGTCGTCGACGGTCCGCTGCTCGACGGCACGCGCGTGGAGATCGACGAGTCGCTGCTCACCGGCGAGTCCGACCCGGTCGCGAAGGCCCCGGGCGACGAGCTGCGCTCGGGCAGCCTGTGCGTGTCCGGTGCGGGCCGGATGCTCGCCCGGGACGTCGGCACCGCGAGCTACGCGGGCCGGCTCACGCTGGAGGCGCGGCGCGTCACCACCGACAAGACGCCGCTGCAGCGGCGGATCGAGTTCGTCGTCCGCCTGGTCATGGCGCTGACGGTGCTGATGAGCGGCGCGATCCTCGCCCAGGCCGCGATCGAGGGGATCTCGCTGCTGCGCGTCGTGCAGACCACGGCGGTGCTGTCCGGGCTGGTGCCCTACGGGCTGTTCTTCCTCATCGCCGTCGCCTACACCGCGGGGGCGGCGCGGATCGCCGGGCGCGGGGCGCTGGTGCAGCAGGTCAACGCGGTGGAGTCGGTCAGCAACGTCGACGTCGTGTGCACCGACAAGACCGGCACGCTGACCACCGGCACGCTCGTGCTCGAGGAGGTCGAGCCGGTCGGCGGGGCCACCGGCGCCGAGGCCGCGCTGGGCGACTTCGCGCACAGCGTCGCCGACGCCAACCTGACGACCGCCGCGCTCGCCGCCGCCCTGCCCGGCACCGCCCGCCCCGTGCACGACGAGGTGCCGTTCACCTCCGCGCTGCGGTGGTCCGGCATCACCACCGACGACGGCACGTGGGTCCTCGGCGCCCCCGACGCGCTCGCCCCGCACCTCGCCGACCCGGCCGCCCTCGACGCGGCGGTGGCCGAGCGGGCCGCGCGGGGACTGCGGGTCCTGCTGCTCGCCCGCGCCGACGACCTGCGCGACGGCGACGGCCGCGCCGCGCTGGGCCGGCTGGAGGCCGTCGCGATCATCGTGCTCGCCGACGAGCTGCGGCCCGAGGTCACCGGGTCGATCGCCCGGTTCCGCGCGGCCGGGGTCGCGCTCAAGGTGCTCTCCGGCGACGACCCGCGCACGGTCGCGGCCCTGGCCGTCCAGGCCGGGCTCGACGCGGGCGAGCCCGTCACCGGCCGGGACCTGGACGACCTCGACGATCCCGCGCTCGACGCGCTCGTCGCGCGCACCACCGTGTTCGGCCGGGTCGCCCCGGAGCAGAAGGAGCGGATCGTCGCGTCGCTGCGGCGCCACGGCCACTACGTCGCGATGATCGGCGACGGCGTCAACGACGCCAGGGCGCTCAAGGGCGCGCAGGTCGGCGTGGCGATGCGCAGCGGCAGCGCCGTCACCCGCGACGTCGCCGACATCGTGCTCGTCGACGACTCGTTCGCCGCGCTGCTGCCCGCCCAGGCCGAGGGCCGGAAGATCATCAACGGCATCGCGATCTCGATGTACGTGTTCCTCGCGCGCGTCGCGACGCAGGGCGTGGTGATCCTCGCCGTCACGATGCTGGGGCTGGGGTTCCCCTACTCGCCCACCCAGGTCGGGCTGACGCTGCTCACGGTCGGCGTGCCGACGCTGTTCCTCACGTTCTGGGCCCGGCCCGAGCCGCCGGACGAGAACCTGCTGGGCAACCTCGCGCGGTTCGTCGTGCCCGCCGCGGTGATCACGGCGGGGTTCGGCACGGTCGTCTACACCGTGCTGTACCAGTCGGTGCTGAACGGGCTCTCGACCGGCCGCACGCCGGAGTTCGTCATCGACGCCTTCGAGGGCTACACCGGCCTGACCTATGGCACCGACGCCGACTTCGTCGAGGCGGCCGCGACGATCGCCGGCCAGACCGGCCTCTCGACGTTCGTCACGCTGGCCTCCTTCGGGCTGATCCTGCTGCTCCGGCCCCCGGCCCGGCTGTTCTCCGCCTGGACGCGGCCCACCGGCGACCGCAGGCCCGCCGTGCTCGTCGCCGTGCTCGTCGTGGCGTTCGGGTTCGTGCTGTTCGTGCCGGCCCTGTCCGACTACTTCGGGCTGACGGGCCCGGCGCGGCCGGTGTTCACGACGGTGCTGCCCGCGCTGCTGACCTGGTTCGTGGTGCTGTCGCTGGCCTACCGCTTCCGGGTGCTCGACCGACTGCTCGGCCTCGACGCGCTCCCGCGCTCACAGCAGACGCACAGCTGA
- a CDS encoding NUDIX domain-containing protein, with protein sequence MEIVDTIARTAAAAAVLFLDADGQVLIVEPTYKPRWEIPGGDVEKGETPRDACVRLLHEELRLDLLPGRLLVVDWAPLVREERVRFVFDGGTLTEAQLDRIELAPDVLTSWAFLSPDELFVMMEPRLVRRVSAAIDARRAGVPTYLEHGLPAG encoded by the coding sequence GTGGAGATCGTCGACACCATCGCGCGGACCGCGGCGGCGGCCGCGGTGCTGTTCCTCGACGCCGACGGCCAGGTCCTGATCGTCGAACCCACCTACAAGCCCCGCTGGGAGATCCCCGGCGGCGACGTGGAGAAGGGCGAGACGCCGCGCGACGCGTGCGTGCGGCTGCTGCACGAGGAGCTGCGGCTCGACCTGCTGCCCGGGCGGCTGCTCGTCGTCGACTGGGCGCCGCTCGTGCGCGAGGAGCGGGTCCGGTTCGTCTTCGACGGCGGCACGCTCACCGAGGCGCAGCTCGACCGGATCGAGCTCGCCCCCGACGTGCTCACCTCGTGGGCGTTCCTGTCGCCCGACGAGCTGTTCGTGATGATGGAGCCCCGGCTCGTCCGCCGGGTCTCGGCCGCGATCGACGCCCGGCGGGCGGGCGTCCCGACCTACCTGGAGCACGGGCTCCCGGCCGGCTGA
- a CDS encoding class I SAM-dependent methyltransferase — protein sequence MEQWRTVDEGWGRRAADFATLMEPAAVREYLHVHRLLGIGPGSAVLDMACGSGLAMELARLQGAEVSGVDASARLAAVAALRNPDSRVVVGDMAEPHFAAASFDAVTSFRGIWATTPGAIAQARRVLRPGGRVAVTFWGEMAASEGGPLFAPFRLATPPQVDRQSDMVALKRPGVAAEFLAAAGLEPGELFDVPFVLEFADAEHYARGLASTGPGFEAVAAAGEEAFHDACLRAAAPFVRTGLPIRATLQLRGIIGTAPA from the coding sequence GTGGAGCAGTGGCGGACCGTCGACGAGGGATGGGGGCGGCGGGCCGCCGACTTCGCCACGCTGATGGAGCCCGCCGCCGTGCGGGAGTACCTGCACGTCCACCGCCTGCTCGGGATCGGGCCCGGCAGTGCCGTGCTCGACATGGCGTGCGGCTCCGGGCTGGCGATGGAGCTGGCCCGGCTGCAGGGGGCCGAGGTGTCCGGGGTGGACGCCTCGGCGCGGCTCGCCGCGGTGGCCGCGCTGCGCAACCCGGACAGCCGCGTCGTCGTCGGCGACATGGCCGAACCGCACTTCGCCGCGGCCTCCTTCGACGCCGTCACCAGCTTCCGGGGCATCTGGGCCACCACCCCGGGCGCGATCGCGCAGGCGCGCCGCGTCCTGCGCCCCGGCGGGCGGGTGGCGGTCACGTTCTGGGGCGAGATGGCCGCGTCGGAGGGCGGGCCGCTGTTCGCCCCGTTCCGGCTGGCCACACCGCCGCAGGTCGACCGCCAGTCCGACATGGTCGCCCTCAAGCGCCCGGGGGTGGCCGCGGAGTTCCTCGCCGCGGCCGGCCTCGAGCCCGGTGAGCTGTTCGACGTCCCGTTCGTGCTGGAGTTCGCCGACGCCGAGCACTACGCCCGGGGCCTGGCGTCGACCGGTCCGGGCTTCGAGGCGGTCGCCGCCGCGGGCGAGGAGGCCTTCCACGACGCGTGCCTGCGGGCGGCCGCCCCGTTCGTCAGGACAGGGCTGCCGATCCGGGCCACACTCCAGCTGCGCGGGATCATCGGCACCGCACCCGCCTGA
- a CDS encoding Rieske (2Fe-2S) protein translates to MAWEAVADLDQLEEGDMMLVQLAGEPVCLVRLYEDEVAAVHNTCTHQQQPLNEGYLQEDDTLICPAHNSCFDLRTGEPKGVPAVAPIPVYACKIEDDAIWVDMDQQLNDAAIPHKPFH, encoded by the coding sequence ATGGCGTGGGAAGCGGTCGCGGACCTGGACCAGCTCGAGGAGGGCGACATGATGCTCGTCCAGCTGGCGGGCGAGCCGGTCTGCCTGGTCCGGCTCTACGAGGACGAGGTCGCCGCGGTGCACAACACGTGCACCCACCAGCAGCAGCCGCTCAACGAGGGCTACCTGCAGGAGGACGACACCCTGATCTGCCCGGCCCACAACTCGTGCTTCGACCTGCGCACCGGCGAGCCCAAGGGCGTGCCGGCCGTGGCCCCGATCCCGGTCTACGCGTGCAAGATCGAGGACGACGCGATCTGGGTCGACATGGACCAGCAGCTCAACGACGCGGCGATCCCGCACAAGCCGTTCCACTGA
- a CDS encoding non-heme iron oxygenase ferredoxin subunit codes for MSDTEAPLGPTTWHRHLFARVERWPWLKSLEESVSAVSQPLYDRHRDNLVVELMHGGRWAGHSLHAALSDLPIGFWAGTVVLDALGKDEPDGRGGLDAAGTLSAAGLLAAAGTVATGFTDWTVSDGDDRRTGLFHGLLNLAGTALQGASLVARVNGHRRPAQVLGLASMAVTGAAGYVGGHLVQGKAVMVNRVATTTGPTRWVQAVEESDLPDGATAGVTVDGRQVMLHRSGDVVHAIDDLCSHAGALLSRGPVEDCVVTCPLHESKFDLRDGRIVRGPAHHPQPVLPTRIRNGWVEVRGSLPAARRKKN; via the coding sequence ATGTCGGACACCGAGGCACCCCTCGGCCCCACCACGTGGCACCGGCACCTGTTCGCGCGGGTGGAGCGGTGGCCGTGGTTGAAGTCGCTCGAGGAGTCGGTCTCCGCCGTCTCCCAACCGCTCTACGACCGCCACCGCGACAACCTGGTCGTCGAACTCATGCACGGGGGCCGCTGGGCCGGTCACTCCCTGCACGCCGCGCTGAGCGACCTGCCGATCGGGTTCTGGGCCGGCACCGTCGTCCTCGACGCGCTGGGCAAGGACGAGCCCGACGGCCGCGGCGGCCTCGACGCCGCGGGCACGCTCAGCGCCGCCGGGCTGCTGGCCGCGGCGGGCACCGTCGCCACCGGGTTCACCGACTGGACCGTCAGCGACGGCGACGACCGCCGCACCGGCCTGTTCCACGGCCTGCTCAACCTCGCGGGCACCGCGCTGCAGGGCGCATCGCTCGTCGCGCGGGTCAACGGGCACCGCCGCCCCGCGCAGGTGCTGGGCCTGGCGAGCATGGCCGTCACCGGTGCCGCCGGGTACGTCGGCGGGCACCTCGTGCAGGGCAAGGCCGTCATGGTCAACCGGGTCGCCACGACGACCGGCCCGACCCGCTGGGTGCAGGCCGTCGAGGAGTCCGACCTGCCCGACGGCGCCACCGCGGGCGTCACCGTCGACGGGCGCCAGGTGATGCTGCACCGCTCCGGCGACGTCGTGCACGCGATCGACGACCTGTGCAGCCACGCGGGCGCGCTGCTCTCGCGCGGCCCGGTCGAGGACTGCGTGGTGACCTGCCCGCTGCACGAGTCGAAGTTCGACCTGCGCGACGGCCGGATCGTCCGCGGCCCCGCGCACCACCCCCAACCGGTCCTGCCCACGCGCATCCGCAACGGCTGGGTCGAGGTCCGGGGCTCCCTGCCCGCAGCACGACGCAAGAAAAACTAG
- a CDS encoding PucR family transcriptional regulator: MADVPSALHLVAPALLRRLDEVADRIVARVQDGIPLYRDETFVSTGALRTAAVDNVRYLLRTDPLPDGADLAAARRTGELRGRAGAPLPELLAGFRIGFAVFWELLAAEAIGAGVDAPGLAALATHVFWKADEYSAMLTTAHRDATAHQLRRHEQERSALVEALTTGAAGSVWEIANGLDLPSTGSFVTVAAEVAAVGTVALPEIASKLRAVNVSSAWRLLPDVEVGVVSLPGPDPSDAVRIVGGAAPGRVGVSPVYPALGETPRNLYLARIALQSAPAGAPSVRRFDDTPLATLVAAAPEAAVQIARRVLGDLLELRRDEQDLLLDTLENWLAAGGSATVTGTRMFLHPNTVRHRLRRIAEHTGRDLEHPTALAELSTALHALRLLPGVRPASHDETPVTGRG, encoded by the coding sequence GTGGCCGACGTCCCGAGCGCGCTGCACCTCGTCGCCCCCGCCCTGCTCCGGCGCCTCGACGAGGTGGCCGACCGGATCGTCGCGCGCGTCCAGGACGGCATCCCGCTCTACCGCGACGAGACCTTCGTCAGCACCGGGGCGCTGCGGACCGCCGCCGTCGACAACGTCCGGTACCTGCTGCGCACCGACCCCCTCCCCGACGGCGCCGACCTCGCCGCCGCCCGCCGCACCGGCGAGCTGCGCGGCCGGGCCGGGGCCCCGCTGCCGGAGCTCCTCGCCGGGTTCCGGATCGGTTTCGCGGTGTTCTGGGAGCTCCTCGCGGCCGAGGCGATCGGGGCCGGCGTGGACGCCCCCGGGCTGGCCGCGCTGGCCACGCACGTGTTCTGGAAGGCCGACGAGTACTCCGCGATGCTCACCACGGCCCACCGCGACGCCACCGCGCACCAGCTGCGCCGCCACGAGCAGGAGCGCTCGGCGCTGGTGGAGGCCCTGACGACCGGCGCGGCGGGCTCGGTGTGGGAGATCGCCAACGGCCTGGACCTGCCCTCGACCGGCTCGTTCGTCACCGTCGCGGCGGAGGTGGCGGCGGTCGGCACGGTCGCACTGCCGGAGATCGCGTCGAAGCTGCGCGCCGTCAACGTCTCCTCGGCCTGGCGGCTGCTGCCCGACGTCGAGGTCGGCGTGGTGTCGCTGCCCGGCCCGGACCCGTCCGACGCGGTGCGGATCGTCGGTGGGGCCGCCCCGGGCCGCGTGGGCGTCAGCCCGGTCTACCCGGCGCTGGGCGAGACGCCGCGGAACCTCTACCTCGCCCGCATCGCCCTGCAGAGCGCGCCCGCCGGCGCCCCGTCGGTCCGGCGCTTCGACGACACGCCGCTCGCCACCCTCGTCGCCGCCGCGCCGGAGGCCGCCGTGCAGATCGCCCGCCGGGTGCTCGGCGACCTGCTGGAGCTGCGCCGCGACGAGCAGGACCTGCTGCTCGACACGCTGGAGAACTGGCTCGCCGCGGGCGGGTCGGCCACCGTCACCGGCACGCGGATGTTCCTGCACCCCAACACCGTCCGGCACCGCCTGCGCCGCATCGCCGAGCACACCGGGCGCGACCTGGAGCACCCCACCGCGCTCGCCGAGCTGTCGACGGCGCTGCACGCGCTGCGCCTGCTCCCCGGAGTCCGCCCGGCGTCGCACGATGAGACGCCCGTCACCGGGCGCGGGTGA
- a CDS encoding alpha/beta hydrolase, with translation MTTAPDTIVLVHGFWVTPRSWEDWIAHYEAKGYRVLAPAYPGFEVEVESLNADPSPVEAVTITSIVEHLESVVGGLDTPPIIMGHSAGGAFTQILLDHGFGAAGVALNSAPTEGVPIVPLSQIKATFPVLKNPANRHKAIAYDFEHWNYAFTNTFPEDRARALYERYAVPVSGRILFESALANLTPGHGGTHVDYANAGRAPLLLVGASEDHIMPPAVQRSNAKHYTAAGTLTEYVEFGGKPHLLPAAPGWEEIADYVLAWAVRNARR, from the coding sequence ATGACCACCGCACCCGACACGATCGTCCTCGTCCACGGCTTCTGGGTGACCCCCCGGAGCTGGGAGGACTGGATCGCGCACTACGAGGCGAAGGGCTACCGCGTCCTCGCGCCCGCCTACCCCGGCTTCGAGGTCGAGGTCGAGTCCCTCAACGCCGACCCGTCCCCGGTCGAGGCGGTGACCATCACCTCGATCGTCGAGCACCTGGAGTCCGTCGTCGGCGGGCTCGACACGCCGCCGATCATCATGGGTCACTCGGCCGGCGGGGCGTTCACCCAGATCCTGCTCGACCACGGCTTCGGCGCCGCCGGAGTGGCGCTGAACTCGGCGCCGACCGAGGGCGTGCCGATCGTGCCGCTGAGCCAGATCAAGGCGACGTTCCCGGTGCTGAAGAACCCGGCCAACCGGCACAAGGCGATCGCCTACGACTTCGAGCACTGGAACTACGCCTTCACCAACACCTTCCCCGAGGACCGCGCCCGCGCCCTCTACGAGCGCTACGCGGTCCCGGTCTCCGGGCGGATCCTGTTCGAGAGCGCGCTGGCCAACCTCACCCCCGGCCACGGCGGCACCCACGTCGACTACGCCAACGCGGGCCGCGCACCGCTGCTGCTGGTCGGCGCGAGCGAGGACCACATCATGCCGCCCGCCGTGCAGCGCTCCAACGCGAAGCACTACACCGCGGCCGGGACGCTCACCGAGTACGTCGAGTTCGGCGGGAAGCCGCACCTGCTGCCGGCCGCGCCCGGCTGGGAGGAGATCGCCGACTACGTCCTGGCGTGGGCGGTGCGCAACGCGCGACGATGA
- a CDS encoding vWA domain-containing protein — MVVDLSGERGTGDLAQAAGGQGVLTTQQTARHREVAELLEDRTPDPEVAALAQRIARRLAIRRRPRDPRAERGSGRLASVPYRYRSDDIDLDRTIEVLTERPVPEDTDIVVRERMRSRRDVVLVVDVSGSMRGEKVRMAAATVAALSADLVDDRLALVAFWSDAALLTPLEQYVPASRLLDQLLRIPARGLTNVHFALTVAHTELARSSARRRTAVLLTDAVHNAGPDPRLVARRFPELHVLLQTDGEHDAPLGADLARLGHGRFAPVAGHRDVAPALNRLLR; from the coding sequence GTGGTCGTCGACCTGTCCGGCGAGCGCGGCACCGGTGACCTGGCGCAGGCCGCGGGCGGGCAGGGCGTGCTCACCACGCAGCAGACCGCGCGGCACCGCGAGGTCGCCGAGCTGCTGGAGGACCGCACGCCCGACCCCGAGGTGGCCGCGCTGGCCCAGCGGATCGCCCGGCGCCTCGCGATCCGCCGCCGCCCGCGCGACCCCCGCGCCGAGCGCGGCTCCGGCCGGCTGGCGTCGGTGCCCTACCGGTACCGGTCCGACGACATCGACCTCGACCGCACCATCGAGGTCCTCACCGAGCGCCCGGTCCCCGAGGACACCGACATCGTGGTGCGCGAGCGGATGCGCTCGCGCCGCGACGTCGTGCTGGTCGTGGACGTGTCCGGGTCCATGCGCGGGGAGAAGGTGCGGATGGCCGCGGCCACGGTCGCCGCGCTGTCGGCCGACCTCGTCGACGACCGGCTCGCGCTGGTCGCGTTCTGGTCCGACGCCGCGCTGCTCACCCCGCTCGAGCAGTACGTCCCCGCGTCCCGGCTGCTCGACCAGCTGCTCCGCATCCCCGCCCGCGGCCTCACCAACGTGCACTTCGCGCTGACCGTGGCCCACACCGAGCTGGCCCGCTCCTCGGCCCGGCGCCGCACCGCGGTGCTGCTCACCGACGCCGTCCACAACGCCGGGCCCGACCCCCGCCTCGTCGCCCGCCGCTTCCCCGAGCTGCACGTCCTGCTGCAGACCGACGGCGAGCACGACGCCCCCCTCGGCGCCGACCTCGCCCGGCTCGGCCACGGCCGGTTCGCCCCCGTCGCCGGGCACCGCGACGTCGCGCCCGCCCTCAACCGGCTGCTGCGCTGA
- a CDS encoding AAA family ATPase, protein MTATRASRRDDIARTVVGRRRELDLVLAAVSAGRDVMLEGPPGTSKSTILRAITANWGVPFVLVEGNAELTPARLVGHHNPARVLREDYSADNFVPGPLVEAMQQGGFLYIEELNRAPEDTLNTLLAAMAEREVAVPRVGLITALPKFRVLASMNPFDNVGTARISDSVYDRWCRLAIGYQDAAEEADIVAVRTGSPDGELVADAVALTRATRAHPDLRRGSSVRGAIDLAAIAAELEHLGSYDGDRPRRILDAALLALSARVGVDEAADVTPEQVITEIWENHFFSRPGGPRRDPTTSTSTTP, encoded by the coding sequence GTGACCGCCACCCGCGCGTCCCGGCGCGACGACATCGCCCGGACCGTCGTCGGACGCCGCCGCGAGCTGGACCTGGTGCTCGCGGCGGTGTCCGCCGGACGGGACGTGATGCTGGAGGGCCCGCCGGGCACGTCGAAGTCGACGATCCTGCGGGCGATCACCGCGAACTGGGGCGTGCCGTTCGTCCTGGTCGAGGGCAACGCCGAGCTGACGCCCGCGCGCCTGGTCGGCCACCACAACCCCGCCCGGGTGCTGCGCGAGGACTACTCGGCCGACAACTTCGTCCCCGGCCCGCTCGTGGAGGCGATGCAGCAGGGCGGGTTCCTCTACATCGAGGAGCTCAACCGCGCCCCGGAGGACACGCTCAACACCCTGCTCGCCGCGATGGCCGAGCGGGAGGTCGCGGTCCCCCGCGTCGGCCTGATCACCGCGCTGCCCAAGTTCCGGGTGCTGGCGTCGATGAACCCGTTCGACAACGTCGGGACCGCCCGGATCTCCGACTCCGTCTACGACCGCTGGTGCCGCCTCGCGATCGGCTACCAGGACGCGGCGGAGGAGGCCGACATCGTCGCGGTCCGCACCGGTTCACCGGACGGTGAGCTGGTCGCCGACGCCGTCGCGCTCACCCGGGCCACCCGGGCCCACCCCGACCTGCGCCGGGGATCCAGCGTCCGGGGCGCGATCGACCTGGCCGCGATCGCCGCGGAGCTGGAGCACCTGGGCAGCTACGACGGCGACCGGCCCCGCCGGATCCTCGACGCCGCCCTGCTCGCCCTGTCCGCGCGCGTCGGCGTGGACGAGGCGGCCGACGTCACCCCGGAGCAGGTGATCACCGAGATCTGGGAGAACCATTTTTTCTCGCGCCCCGGCGGGCCGCGCCGGGACCCCACCACCTCGACATCGACAACGCCGTAG